Within Halopelagius longus, the genomic segment GGCTGGTAGGGGAAACCGGGCCGACTTTGCCGGTCGGCGGCGTCGAGAGAGACATGCCGACCCGAGACAGTTCGTCGCGCGACGTGGAGGAACTCGTCTTGCTTTGGGCCGCCCGCCGGAGCGGCGTCCTCGACGCCGTTCTCGACACCGCCGGGACGCCCGCGGAGGCGGCCGAGGCGGCGGACGTGACGGAGGAGGCGGCCGCAGTCGTCGTCGAATCGCTCGCGGACCTCGGGTTCGTCCGCGACGTGGGCGGCGAGTACGAGATTACGAACCGCGCGCTCGGATTTTTAGCGAAGCGAGACGTGCGCTCCATCGGTCGTCTGCCGCACGCGTTGGACCTGCTGGACCTCTGGAGCGACCTGCCGGAGACGATGGCGACGGGCGAGACGCCCGAGTTACCCGAAGACTGGACGCGAAACCGCCTCGGGGCGCACGCCGCGACGGACGACGCGGCGGTGCGCGCCCGCGTCACCGCGGCGGTGCGCGAACGACCCAACGCAGAGCGAGTCGCGGACCTCCTCGGCGCGTCGGGGACGTACGCGACGGAGTTCGCCGCCCGCGGGTTCGAGACGACGCTGGTCGACGACGGAGCGTGCGTCGAGGCGGTCGAACCGATGGTCCGCCACCGCGGCGTCCGAACCGTCGCCGCCGACGTTCCGGGCGAGTTGGGCCTCGACTCGGGGTCGTTCGGCCTCGCGTTCGCCGCCGACGCGACGAGTCGGCTCGACCCCGCGGAGAACCGCGCGCTGTTCGACGCGGCGTTCGACGCCCTCGAACCGGGCGGGACGCTCGTCATCGTGGACGTCCTCCGCGACGGGTCGCCCGAATCGGTCGGCGCGCGGGTGCGCGCCCTCGGCGTCGGACGGGGCGACGCCTACCCGGAGGCGACCTACCGCGAGTGGTTGGAGGACGCCGGGTTCGCGGGCGTTGCTTGTAAATCCGTGCCGGGAGACGCCCGGACGGCGGTTATCGCCCACCGGCCGGAGCGTGCGGTTGATTAGGGCGCACGCCCGAGGGCGAGTATGGATACCGCCGCATTGCGCGAGGACATGGTCGACGGCATCGAACACTCGATGGACGTCGACGAGTCCGTGAGCCTCGCGATGCGAACTGTCCCTCGACACCCGTTCGTCGAGGAGACGCCGTACGACAACCGGGCCTCCGACTACGAGGGGACGACGGTGCTGGCCCCCGCCCTCGCCGCGCGAATGCTCTCCGCACTGAACGCAACCGACGGCGACGAGGTGTTGGTCGTCGGCGCGGGCGTCGGCTACACCGCCGCCGTCTTGGCCGAACTCGTCGGCGAGAGGTACGTCCACGCCGTCGATATCGACCGCCAACTCGTCTACGCCGCCCGCTCGAACCTCGAATCGGCGGGCTACGGCGGCGTCCTCGTGGACCGCCGCGACGGCGCCGACGGCCTCCCCGAGTACGCCCCGTTCGACCGCATCCTCGTCGAAGCCGCGGCCATCAACCCCCCGCGGAAACTCGTCGCGCAGTTGGCCGACGGCGGCCGCCTCGTCATGCCGATGGGCGGCCCGGAGCAGACGCTCGTCTCCGTCACCCACGAGGGCGAAATCGAGGAGAAACACGGACCCGTCGCCTTCCGACCCCTCCTGGTCGAGGGCGAACAGCGGAGCGGTCCCACGCGCAACCGCACCGAACGCGAGGACGCCGAACGGGCGCAACCCGACTCGGGCTACTTCGCGCCGAGCGGGTGGGAACAGGAGTGGATAGACTGGGACGAACGGCTGAGCGGACGACAGCGGCGGCGGCGGTAGTCCTCCTCAGAACGACGTGTCGTCCAGCGCCGTCTCGAAGAGGGCCACGAGGACGAACGCGCCCGCGAGGATGGCGCTCTCGACGAGGCCGTACTGAAACGGATACACCGTTAGTCCGAAGAGACCGACGGCGCCGAGAAGGAACGCGCCGCAGACGAGGAACGCTTTCGTCGGCGAGACCATACTCGAAATACGCTTTCTCCCGCTTAAGAATTTACTCCCCCGAAACGGTGTACGAAGCCCGTCCCGGCGAGTACCGTCGCCAGACGCTACGTCTTCATCCCGCTTCCCGTCAGCGGAATCACCACGTCGTCGGTGGCGTCGATGACGCCCCGTTCGCGGTACTCCCGGAGGGCCGCGGGCGCGACGGCGGAGGTGGATTCGACGTAGAACCCGCGGCCGTGGAGGGCGTCGAGTTCGCGTTCCACCGCACCCTCCGAGAGGGCGATGGCGTCGCCACCCGTCTCCTCGATGGCGTCGAGAATCTGGTCTTTGCGGACGGGCTCTCGTATCTGGATGCCGTCGGCCGCGTCGTTCTCGCCCGCCGCCGCGTCCCGTCCGTGCAACGCCTCCGCGATAGGGGCGTATCCGGCGGCCTGCGCGCCCAAGAAGCGCGGCATCTCGTCTATCCAGCCAGCGTCGGAGAGGGCACGGAAGCCGCGGTAGGCGCCGAGAAACAGCGTCCCGTGGCCGAGGGGCGAGACGACGGCGTCCGGGGCCGACCAGTCTCGCTGGAGGACGACTTCGTAGGCGAACGTCGCCGTCCCGGCGAAGAAGGCGGGGTTCCACGCGTGGGAGGCGTACCAGCCGTCGCCCGCGCGGACGGCGTCGAGGCAGGCGTCGGTCACGTCCTCGCGGGACCCCTCGACGCGGACCGGCGTCGCCCCCGCGCGTTCGACGGCGCGGAGTTTCGTCGCCTTGACCGCCGCGGGTACGTACACGTCGGCGTCGATGCCGGCGCGGGCGGCGTAGGTGGCGATGGCCGCCCCCGCGTTGCCCGAGGAGTCCTCGACGACTCGTTCGACGCCGAGTTCGTCGGCGACGGAGAGCGTCACCGTCGCCCCGCGGTCCTTGAACGACCCCGTGGGGAAGACGTACTCCAGTTTGAACGACGCGCCCCACTCGGGCGCGTCCACGAGGGGCGTCAGTCCCTCGCCGAGGGTGACGTTCGGACCGACCGGGAGAAAGTCGTCGAACGACCACAGTCCCCGGCGGGCGTCGAACGCGTCGGGGGCGGGCGCGGGGCCGTCGGGTCGGAAGTCGGCGGCGAAATCCAACGGCGCGCCGCAGTCACAGCGCCACGTCCACTCGGCGGGTTCGTTACCGCAGTCGGAACAGCGGAGTCGGAGTTCGGGAGGCAGCGCCATCGTCAGACGGTGTCGATGTCCGTGCCGACCGAGCAGACGTACTCGCCGGTGGCGACCTGCGGGAGGCGGCGGCACCGCCAGAAGATGCCGGGACCGTCGGCGGTGACGCGCGCCTTCAGGCCGCCGAAGACGTCCGTCACCTCGAACAGCACGTCGCCGACGGAGACGGAGTCGCCGAGGTCCTTCTTGAACCGCACCAGACCGCCCGAGGGCGACCCGTACTGGTCGAACCCCTTCGCGCGGGTCTGGGACGTGGATTCGACCGACCCGTCGAGGAAGCCGTACCCGCGGAGGACGTTGTAGACGCCGTCGACGCCCTTCCGGATGCTCTCTTCGTCCCACCCGACGGCCCCGCCGAGTTCGGGGTCGATGGTCGGGATGCCGTCGTCCGGGCCGGCGCGGGCGAGTTGTCCGTCCGGGCCCTTCTGGTCGAGGATGTAGCCGCACCCGAACGTCTTCGCCAGTCGGAGACACTCGCTGTGGAGGCGGTGGTGGCGGCCGCAGCGGACGCGAACCTCGTCTATCATCCGACTCGTCGACCCCTGATGGAGGTCCACGATGATGTCCGCGCGGGAGGCCACGTCGTACGTCGCCGCGGCGATACGCTCGGAGGACGTGCCGTTCTCGTCGCCGGGGTACGCGCGGTTCATCTTCGTGTCGTCGATGGGGTTTCTGTGCTCTGCGACCTGAAACGCGTGGTAGTTGACGATGCCGACGACGAGTATCTCGCCGACGACGTCGTTCGGATCCAGTTGGGGGACGACGCGCTGAATCACGCCGACACCGTTCAGTTCGTCGCCGTCGGACGCCGCCTGCAGGTAGAGCGTCTTGCCGTCTCGCGCGCCGTTTATCACGGCGACCGGGAGCGCGACCGGGCTTCCGTCTCGCGCCTCTCCCACTTCGAGCCGACCCGTCGCAATCTCTCCCGGGGCCGCGCTCGCACTTCCGAGCGTGGTCATTACTCGTCTGTCGGCACCCCCACCCTTTAGGGGTTCGGTCTGTGACACCGCAGACGGCGACGTACGCCGCCGCGAGTGGGTCACCCGCCGCGGAGGGGCCTCGGCGGTTCCGCCGACCGGGACTGATTTGACGGACGCAGGAGAGGGGACGCACATGGCGCGCGAGGAGACGGCCGAACCGGACGCGTTCTCGTCGTTCCGACGCTTCTTCGCCCTCGACGGCGACGTACTGGTTCTCTCGGCGGCGATGTTCGCGTTCAGCCTCGGGTTCCAGATGACCGGACGCTACATGCCGCGGTACATGAGCGTCCTCGGCGCGGGGAGCCTCGCAATCGGGCTGTACGGGAGTTTCGGCAACCTCATCAGCGCCGTCTACCCGTACCCCGGCGGCGCGCTCTCGGACCGCATCGGGTCCCGGACGGCGCTGACGGCGTTCGGCGTCGCCTCGACGCTCGGGTTCGTCGTCTGGTTGTTCGCCGACGCGTTCGGCGTCCTCACGATACCGGCCTTCGAGGTGGGGCGGTACGCGGCGGAGCCGGTCGTCCTCCCCGTCGGCATCTTCCTCGGCCTCCTGCTCGCGCAGGCGTGGAAATCGTTCGGGCTGGGCGCGACGTTCGCGATAGTGAAACAGAGCGTCCCGGCGGACCGTCTGGCGACGGGCTTTGCGAGTACGGAGACGTTCCGCCGGACGGCCTTTCTGCTCGGGCCCCTCCTGGCCGCGGGCGTGTTGACGCTCTATCAGTTCGAGTTCGGCTTCCGCGTCGTCTTGGCCGTCGCCGCCCTGTTCGGCCTCGTCGCCACGGCGGCGCAGTACGCCCTCTACGACGCGTCCAGGGACTCGTTCGGGAAGTCCTTCGAGGGCCTCGACTCGGTGCTCGACGACCTGCAGTCGATGCCGCCGGAGCTTCGACCCCTGCTGGTCGGCGACACCCTCGTCCGCTTCGCCAACGGGATGGTGTACGTCTTCTTCGTCATCGTCGTCACCGAGTTCCTCGAAGTCGGCGTCACCCTCCCCGCCGTGGGGTCGCTCTCGCCGGACGCGTACTTCGGCGTCCTGTTGGCCGTCGAGATGGCTATCGCCCTCCTCACGATGGTGCCCGTCGCCAAACTCGCGCGGCGCGTCGGCCTCAAACCCGTCGTCGCCGTCGGGTTCGCCGTCTACGCGATATTCCCGGTGCTGCTCGTCAACGCGCCCGCGAACGCCGCCGTCGTCGCTCTCCTCTTTGCGTTCTCCGGCCTCCGGTTCGCCGGCCTCCCGGCGCACAAGGCGCTCATCGTCGGACCGGCCGAAGAGAACGCCGGCGGGCGCGTCGTCGGCTCGTACTACCTCGTCCGCAACGTCGTCGTCATCCCCTCCGCCGCCGTCGGCGGATGGTTGTACGCGGCGTCGCCGGAGTTGGCGTTCGGCGCGGCGACGGCGGTGGGCCTCCTCGGGACGGGCTACTTCCTCGCCTTCGGCCGGGAGTTCCCGGCGTACGCGTGAACGGCGTCGGCGGCGACGGCGATGGAGATTTGACGGACCGAGAACAACCCACACTCGTGAGTGACGAGGTTCCGGAGCGTCCGCCGTCGGGCGGACTCGTCGAGGCGTTAGACGTGCCGCGGAACGCCGCAGTCGGCGTCGCCGCCGGCGTTACCCTCGCGGCGGGCGCGTACCTGTTCCGCGTGTTAGAACTGTTCGGCCCCTTCGCGGGGACGAGAGCGTACCCGGTTCTCGGGCCGGAAGGCTGGTTCGGCATCCTCGCGTTCGTCCTCGCCACCTCGACGGCGCTTCTGGTGACGACGCTTCTGACCGTCGTCTCCGTCTACCGCCTCGCAAAAGACGTGTGAGTTA encodes:
- a CDS encoding methyltransferase domain-containing protein, whose translation is MPTRDSSSRDVEELVLLWAARRSGVLDAVLDTAGTPAEAAEAADVTEEAAAVVVESLADLGFVRDVGGEYEITNRALGFLAKRDVRSIGRLPHALDLLDLWSDLPETMATGETPELPEDWTRNRLGAHAATDDAAVRARVTAAVRERPNAERVADLLGASGTYATEFAARGFETTLVDDGACVEAVEPMVRHRGVRTVAADVPGELGLDSGSFGLAFAADATSRLDPAENRALFDAAFDALEPGGTLVIVDVLRDGSPESVGARVRALGVGRGDAYPEATYREWLEDAGFAGVACKSVPGDARTAVIAHRPERAVD
- a CDS encoding protein-L-isoaspartate O-methyltransferase family protein; translation: MDTAALREDMVDGIEHSMDVDESVSLAMRTVPRHPFVEETPYDNRASDYEGTTVLAPALAARMLSALNATDGDEVLVVGAGVGYTAAVLAELVGERYVHAVDIDRQLVYAARSNLESAGYGGVLVDRRDGADGLPEYAPFDRILVEAAAINPPRKLVAQLADGGRLVMPMGGPEQTLVSVTHEGEIEEKHGPVAFRPLLVEGEQRSGPTRNRTEREDAERAQPDSGYFAPSGWEQEWIDWDERLSGRQRRRR
- a CDS encoding pyridoxal-phosphate dependent enzyme — translated: MALPPELRLRCSDCGNEPAEWTWRCDCGAPLDFAADFRPDGPAPAPDAFDARRGLWSFDDFLPVGPNVTLGEGLTPLVDAPEWGASFKLEYVFPTGSFKDRGATVTLSVADELGVERVVEDSSGNAGAAIATYAARAGIDADVYVPAAVKATKLRAVERAGATPVRVEGSREDVTDACLDAVRAGDGWYASHAWNPAFFAGTATFAYEVVLQRDWSAPDAVVSPLGHGTLFLGAYRGFRALSDAGWIDEMPRFLGAQAAGYAPIAEALHGRDAAAGENDAADGIQIREPVRKDQILDAIEETGGDAIALSEGAVERELDALHGRGFYVESTSAVAPAALREYRERGVIDATDDVVIPLTGSGMKT
- a CDS encoding succinylglutamate desuccinylase/aspartoacylase family protein produces the protein MTTLGSASAAPGEIATGRLEVGEARDGSPVALPVAVINGARDGKTLYLQAASDGDELNGVGVIQRVVPQLDPNDVVGEILVVGIVNYHAFQVAEHRNPIDDTKMNRAYPGDENGTSSERIAAATYDVASRADIIVDLHQGSTSRMIDEVRVRCGRHHRLHSECLRLAKTFGCGYILDQKGPDGQLARAGPDDGIPTIDPELGGAVGWDEESIRKGVDGVYNVLRGYGFLDGSVESTSQTRAKGFDQYGSPSGGLVRFKKDLGDSVSVGDVLFEVTDVFGGLKARVTADGPGIFWRCRRLPQVATGEYVCSVGTDIDTV
- a CDS encoding MFS transporter, with translation MAREETAEPDAFSSFRRFFALDGDVLVLSAAMFAFSLGFQMTGRYMPRYMSVLGAGSLAIGLYGSFGNLISAVYPYPGGALSDRIGSRTALTAFGVASTLGFVVWLFADAFGVLTIPAFEVGRYAAEPVVLPVGIFLGLLLAQAWKSFGLGATFAIVKQSVPADRLATGFASTETFRRTAFLLGPLLAAGVLTLYQFEFGFRVVLAVAALFGLVATAAQYALYDASRDSFGKSFEGLDSVLDDLQSMPPELRPLLVGDTLVRFANGMVYVFFVIVVTEFLEVGVTLPAVGSLSPDAYFGVLLAVEMAIALLTMVPVAKLARRVGLKPVVAVGFAVYAIFPVLLVNAPANAAVVALLFAFSGLRFAGLPAHKALIVGPAEENAGGRVVGSYYLVRNVVVIPSAAVGGWLYAASPELAFGAATAVGLLGTGYFLAFGREFPAYA
- a CDS encoding DUF7536 family protein, coding for MTDREQPTLVSDEVPERPPSGGLVEALDVPRNAAVGVAAGVTLAAGAYLFRVLELFGPFAGTRAYPVLGPEGWFGILAFVLATSTALLVTTLLTVVSVYRLAKDV